The segment TATTTACGGACTATAATAGCAAAAATTTTTTCTGCTATGTTTCTGTGCAATAATAATTCTTTAATTATTTAGAATATATGTTAATTTCGTGACTTAAGGGGCCAAGTAATGGACGAAAATAGGAAGCAAGCACTAAGTGCAGCGTTGATGCAGATCGATCGGCAGTTTGGCAAGGGTTCGATTATGCGACTAGGCGATAAAAATGACATGCCTGATATTGAGATCATCTCAACTGGCTCATTAGGGTTGGACGTTGCGCTTGGGGTAGGTGGTTTGCCACGAGGCCGAATCGTTGAAATTTATGGCCCAGAATCTTCAGGAAAAACAACACTTACCTTGCAAGTGATTGCAGAATGTCAACGCAGAGGTGGGGTTGCTGCTTTTATTGATGCGGAACATGCCTTAGATCCCGTTTATGCTGAAAAATTAGGTGTTAACCTTGAAGATTTATTAATCTCTCAACCAGATACGGGTGAGCAAGCCTTAGAAATTGCAGATATGCTGGTACGTTCTGGCAGTATTGATGTCTTGGTTGTTGACTCAGTCGCTGCCTTAACCCCTAAAGCTGAAATTGAAGGGGAAATGGGCGATCATCATGTTGGCTTGCAAGCACGCTTGATGTCTCAAGCCTTGCGCAAACTAACCGGAAATCTCAAGCGTACCAATACATTGGCTATTTTCATTAACCAAATTCGTATGAAAATTGGTGTGATGTTTGGTAGTCCAGAAACCACAACAGGTGGTAATGCTTTGAAGTTTTATTCTTCTGTTCGTTTAGATATTCGTCGCACAGGTTCAATTAAGAAAGGCGATGAAGTAACAGGCAGTGAAACACGCGTTAAAGTAGTAAAAAATAAGGTAGCGCCTCCTTTCAAACAAGCAGAATTCGAGATTTTGTATGGCCAA is part of the Candidatus Berkiella cookevillensis genome and harbors:
- the recA gene encoding recombinase RecA — translated: MDENRKQALSAALMQIDRQFGKGSIMRLGDKNDMPDIEIISTGSLGLDVALGVGGLPRGRIVEIYGPESSGKTTLTLQVIAECQRRGGVAAFIDAEHALDPVYAEKLGVNLEDLLISQPDTGEQALEIADMLVRSGSIDVLVVDSVAALTPKAEIEGEMGDHHVGLQARLMSQALRKLTGNLKRTNTLAIFINQIRMKIGVMFGSPETTTGGNALKFYSSVRLDIRRTGSIKKGDEVTGSETRVKVVKNKVAPPFKQAEFEILYGQGISRLGEVIEFGVKLGLIEKSGAWYSYKGNRIGQGKENAQAYFVENPQLAQEIEQQIRAQLLPNSLAATKAKTADEKAAIAPLKKEARRVVGKKAVGEKATEDDAS